TTCAAGCAGTACGTTATAGCCTGCCACAGGCACAAATTCATGAAACAGCCTCGGTTGATGAGTTTTATGAGCGTTTGGAAAATGGGGCAGAACCTGATCTAGTATTACTCGATTTAAATTTACCGGGTGCTTCAGGCTTTTCGGCTCTGGTTTATGTAAGAGCACAGTATCCATCTATTCCGATTATTGTTGTTTCTGCACATGAAGAAACTTCAATCATTCAGCGTGCAATTGCACATGGTGCGATGGGTTATATTCCTAAGTCGGCTCATCCAAGTCATATTGGCGAAGCGATTCGTCAAGTCTTAGAAGGTGATATCTGGTTACCACCTAACTTGCCATCTAATCTTAACCTTGACCCAAGAGCAGCAGATGAAACTGCTTTAGCTGAACGTATTCAATCTCTAACACCTCAGCAATTCCGTGTTTTGATGATGGTTGCGGAAGGTTTGTTAAATAAGCAGATTGCATACGAGCTTGATGTTTCAGAAGCAACGATTAAAGCCCACGTAACGGCTATCTTTAGGAAACTAGGTGTGCAAAACCGTACACAAGCCGTATTGGCCATTAGCGCACTCAATATTGAAGATAAGAAAATCTAAAAAGAAAAAAGACCTCGATTGAGGTCTTTTTTGTAGGTATCACTTAAGCAAGGCAATCTTGCTTAGGTGTTAGGCTGTCGCAGTACAAAGGGTTAAGTGCACATTGCAAATCATCAATTTGTTCTTGAGTCACATAGCCTTTCATTTTTAAATATTCAGCCACGCGGTCATCACGTAAGCTTAGGAAGGCTGCATCATAAACACCTAAATCAACAAACAGAGCAGCTGTTTCTAGGCTATTGAAACGATCCAAGAAAATATCATTGCCATACATCAAGAAGATATGGTCAAGTTTTGCTTTTTCATCAACATGTAGTCGTTCAGCAAGTTGATCGGGGTGCGTTTTAATAAAGAGTAAGTCAGATAATTCATCAAATTGCGTCATATCTAACTGATTCTCTCCGAGTTTGACATGGCCAAGCCAAGCTTTGAAAACCAAAACCGCACCGCCACGGAGTAGCATGCTCCAGATTTGATGACGTGTGTCATGGTCAAGATTTTCACTTTCAGCGCTAAGAACTTTTAAGAAGTTTTCTTCTTGTTGTGCCAATTTATCAAACAAGCCTAGTCCTTGCGGATGATAAGCCGCAGGTGCAAATACATCAAAATTTAGGTCGTGGAATACATTGAGTGCGAGGGGGACAGCAGACTGATAAATTGTATTTAATGCTTTGATATGTGCTTCATTGAGTTTGCTGTGAGGGAAAATACTTTGCCAATCTAGTTCAGGAAGTAAAGCATTGGCACTGTATTGACGATAAAACTGTTGAGACGAAAGTTGGCCTTGTGGGCTGTTATCAGAAATATTCATGGCAATTGTCCTTTGCATTAATTCGTGAGCAGGGGTGCTTTATATAGAAATGGGCTATAAAAAATAGCGGTACATAGAATAAATTGGTTTTGAATATTTATGTGTCATCAAGAATGCAAGTAGAATACGACTAAAGTCGTATATGGTTGTTTTTATCTAATTATAATTTTAAAAAACAGTAAGTTATGAAATTGTAACTAAGTATACAAGTGTTCACTTACAAAAAAGGTGGGCTTTGCCATAGAAAAAGAGCTATTGGAAAGTTTAGCCAATTATTTAATAAGCAAAAGTAGACTTTTTGAGCAGTTCTGCCTATTGGCTTAAATTAGACCTATAATTTTTGCCAAAAATCTCTCCCAAACTTATTAAGGCGTTGGGAGAGAAAAAATTAATCTGTTTCACTGGCAATTTTAAGACCCGATAGCCATGCTCTTAAAGAAGCCGGTTTAAGCGGTTTTTTAAGTAAAACGATATTCAGTTCTTTCAATTGTTGAGGTAACTCTGGATGGGAGTCTGCTGTAATCAGAGCAACCGGAACATCATGTTGACGATTTTGCAAAATAAAATCGACACCGAGTTGGTTGTTATTTAAATGCTGATCGATAAGCCAGACTTGAATATTCTCTTTTTGAATAATCTCAAATGCTTGTTCGGGTTCAGTGGCTTTAAAAACCTCGTAGCCCCATCGACCTAATAAGCTACTCATGCCCTCAAGAATTGTTTCATCATTGTCTAAACATAAAATTCGATAGGCTTTAGTTTTTAAAGGCACTGCTTGTACGGTTGGAGTGGCCACTTTTGGAGCTTCTACCACTGGAACCTCAATCATAAAGCAAGAGCCTTTATCGAGTTGTGAGTAGACATGAACCGGATAATTCAACAAACCAGTCATACGCTGCACAATAGCAAGTCCCAAACCTAAGCCTTGCTCACCCCAAGGTGATAAATGCCCACAGCGTTCGAATTCTTGAAATAGTTTAATACGTTGCTCTTCGGCAATTCCGGGGCCTGTATCCCAGACACCAATTCGAATATGACCAGGTTTTTGAGCAGAACGTAATACACCAACAATCACTCGGCCTTTGGCTGTATAGCGCAAAGCATTACTTACAAAGTTTTGAATAATGCGTCGAATCCACTGTGGATCTGTATCAATCCAGAACGATACATCATGAACTTTTAATGAAATATTTCGCTGTGCAGCAATCGATTTGAACTGGAGTTCAAGATCGCTTAATAAATCGTGTAAAGGATAAGGTTGTCTTTTTGGTTGTATGGTGCCGCCTTCCAAACGTGCAATATCGAGTAGGGCAGAGAGCATACTTTCTGCGCCATACAGAGCACGGTCAAGCTGCTGCAAAGTTTGCCGATCTTCTTCAGTTGCGATGCTTTGTTCAAGAACCGTACTAAAGAGACGGGCAGCATGCATAGGTTGTAATAAGTCATGACTGGCCGCTGCAATAAAGCGACTTTTCGACATATTGGCCATATCGGCTTGTTCGCGTGCAAGCTGTTGCTCGCTTAAGGCATCGGCAAGTTGTTGGGTTCGATCTTTTACGCGTGCTTCAAGTATTGCCTCATTCGCACGGAAAGCAGTAATGTCAGCAAATGTTGTAACGAAGCCTCCACCTGAAATAGGATTACCACGCATTTGAATAACGCGTCCATCTTTACGGATACGTTCAAATTCATGCGCACTTCCGACTTTCATCCAGTGTAAGCGTTTACGAACATGTTCTTCGACTGAACCGGGGCCACATTCGCCGCGTTCAGCGTTATAACGAATCAGATCGGCAATTGGACAACCCACATAGACTAAATCTTTAGGGTAGCCAAACAGTTTTAAATATTGGTTATTCCAAGCCACCAAACACATATTTTTATCGACCACACTTACCCCTTGGGTCATGTGGTCAATCATGGTCATCAGCAGGTTTTGATTAAACCGTTGCCATTGTGAGGCTTGGTCTAAAATATTGGCGACTTGGCCTAATGCCAAACCATTGTTAATCATGGCTGTCGTCAGCAACGTACGTGCAGAAGCAGCCCCGATAATGCCTGCAAGATATTGTTCGGTGAATCGCCACCACATGCCATTGGCAATACTATTTGGATTGAGTGTGAGATGATTTTGCTCACAAAAGTTCTCAAACGCTTGTGTTGTGGGTTGCTCTCCTGTAATTCTTTTAGCAAGGGCGAACAGATCACCTACTTTTAAACGTGCAGCATCGTGTGGTAAATAGGTCAAATCGGTAGACGTATGCGGTGATGGCAAAGGCTTAGTTTCATAATAGAAAAAGCTTTCTGCCTGTATTTGTTCTGCCACACTTGGGCGGTAAAGTTT
This genomic stretch from Acinetobacter pittii harbors:
- the luxQ gene encoding PAS domain-containing hybrid sensor histidine kinase/response regulator, yielding MNSWLIIGVLTLYIALLFICAFFGEKHASRLSTRGRMFLFSLTLGVYCSSWTFYGATGAAVREGVIFLPIYLGPLLFVWFGYDIWRRLGRVRQHHAISSIADFVAARYGKSGVLASLVTILAVIAIIPYLALQLRAIALSTSVILEQNAHIHTTTNSVLLLTSVLAILAMIFGTRQIANTEQHGGLMLAVAFESFVKLFALICVALFFIFEAPANLVQVTADVNQTFQEVQLFGVPETFWIQTLLAGLAIICLPRQFHVAVVELRDEKHIRGARKWFAAYLILTILAIIPIASWALHAAPKFLTVPDVAVLSLPLSYNQEWLALLAFLGGFSASTGMLLVSSVALSIMLSNDLIMPALWRFKLLSRHDKHLPKVLKFSRRISIVAVMLLGFLFFHFFNDINQLSVFGLLAFSAVAQFAPALIGGLYWRGGSRQGVYAGLIVGFLMWSYTLLFPTILRSLPEIYQDTAQSILLFGPFGINALRPESLFGFESFAPLTHGVIWSLGLNIVLYIWISKLYRPSVAEQIQAESFFYYETKPLPSPHTSTDLTYLPHDAARLKVGDLFALAKRITGEQPTTQAFENFCEQNHLTLNPNSIANGMWWRFTEQYLAGIIGAASARTLLTTAMINNGLALGQVANILDQASQWQRFNQNLLMTMIDHMTQGVSVVDKNMCLVAWNNQYLKLFGYPKDLVYVGCPIADLIRYNAERGECGPGSVEEHVRKRLHWMKVGSAHEFERIRKDGRVIQMRGNPISGGGFVTTFADITAFRANEAILEARVKDRTQQLADALSEQQLAREQADMANMSKSRFIAAASHDLLQPMHAARLFSTVLEQSIATEEDRQTLQQLDRALYGAESMLSALLDIARLEGGTIQPKRQPYPLHDLLSDLELQFKSIAAQRNISLKVHDVSFWIDTDPQWIRRIIQNFVSNALRYTAKGRVIVGVLRSAQKPGHIRIGVWDTGPGIAEEQRIKLFQEFERCGHLSPWGEQGLGLGLAIVQRMTGLLNYPVHVYSQLDKGSCFMIEVPVVEAPKVATPTVQAVPLKTKAYRILCLDNDETILEGMSSLLGRWGYEVFKATEPEQAFEIIQKENIQVWLIDQHLNNNQLGVDFILQNRQHDVPVALITADSHPELPQQLKELNIVLLKKPLKPASLRAWLSGLKIASETD
- the agmR gene encoding response regulator: MNILIVDDHPLFRHALIQAVRYSLPQAQIHETASVDEFYERLENGAEPDLVLLDLNLPGASGFSALVYVRAQYPSIPIIVVSAHEETSIIQRAIAHGAMGYIPKSAHPSHIGEAIRQVLEGDIWLPPNLPSNLNLDPRAADETALAERIQSLTPQQFRVLMMVAEGLLNKQIAYELDVSEATIKAHVTAIFRKLGVQNRTQAVLAISALNIEDKKI